AAACAAAAGTAGCATAATGGCTGTTTCTTTCTTGCTTTAGATGCGCCACCTGAGAAGCCAGGCCTGCAACCTTGGCATTGTTGCCACAAGCTCATCTATGTCCGGCCCAATCCTAAAACGGGGGTTCCTATTGGACACTGGCCCATTCCTGAGGCCTTCTGGCCGGACCAGAACTCCCCTACGCTGGtaaagaacattaaaaaaaatgtgtttttaaatttttttttctaaaatgtccTCTTTTTCCCTTCAACCAGCCTCCTCGTTCAGCGCACCCCCACGTTCGCTTCTCTTGCCTGGATGCGGAGCCCATGGTGATTGACAAGGTTCCCTTCGACAAATACGAACTTGAGCCCTCGCCTCTCACCCAATACATCCTGGAAAGGAAGTCTCCGCACACCTGCTGGCAGGTACGAGTCCGACAAAAAATGTCACTAACAAATAAATTCCAATACAAAggattttctcatattttttatttttttgtacttcagGTGTTTGTATGCAACAGTGCCAAGTACAGCGACCTGGGCCAGCCTTTTGGCTACCTGAAGGCTAGCACGGCGCTAAACTGCGTCAACCTATTTGTCATGCCCTACAACTACCCTGTCCTCCTACCGCTTCTTGGTGAGCCTTTAAAtctgaaaatacatccatctttACGTTCTTACATGGTCTTCTTTCTCCACAGACGATCTTATCAAAGTGCACAAGTTCAAGCCCACCCTCAAATGGCGGCAGTCCTTTGAGAACTACCTAAAGACTATGCCTCCCTATTACATTGGGGTAGCTACAAAATATAAAAGGGCCTTTTAAAAAATTGAGCTTTCTTGgtaatctgtttttttccccctcattttgCAGTCCTTGAGAAAAGCGCTAAGGATCATGGGAGCTCCCAACCTTCTGGCAGACAACATGGAGTACGGCCTGAGCTACAGTGTTGTTTCCTACCTTAAGAAGCTCAGCCAGCAGGTTTGACCaaaaccaaactttttttttaaatttccagtCACATGACACTATTTCCCTCCAGACCAAAATGGAATACGACCGCCTGATCGCTTCCATCGGAAAAAAGGCACCACCCGAAACCGGCATCAAGGTACGATGGAGAGGCAGTGGCGGGATCTCACTGGCCCAGCGCAGAGACTTCATTCAACAGCTTCAGAGCATCTCCAATGACGCTCCACCGCCTCTCCTGGAACTCAATCCCAAAGAGTTCCAAGGATTTCACTTGGCGCTCCTCAACAAGGTTGGCTCTAGTTTCACTCACTCCAAAGAGCTCGACAACAGGGCGCTTTATCTTTTCCAATGTCTTTCACCAGGGCCTGAAACCTCAGAGCTTCCGGAACCCTTACGACATCCCCCGCAGTCACCTTTTGGACCAGCTCAGCCGTATGAGGAGAAACCTTCTTAACACCACCGTCTGTACGCTGCGGGGCTGCGATGCAGGTACAATAGATTTCACCTTACAGCACACTCGCCATCAAATAAGGTATAAAATATCTATCTGGTCCACAGATCAACTCCACAGCGTCCCCATTGGCCAAATGGGCAACTACCAAGACTTCCTAAAAGCCGCTCCCCAACCCCTCCGCGACGCCGACCCCGAGCAGCCCAAACGCCTGCACACCTTTGGCAACCCTTTCAAGCTGGATAAGAAGGTCCTCCCATTCGCCATAGCGGCAAAACCTTCCCCATtgcgtccttttttttaaccaaactcCATGGCTCCTCCCCCTTACAGGGCATGATGATCGACGAGGCTGACGAATTTGTGACGAGCCCTCAAAATAAAGGGAAAAGACCCGCCGACAATAACACGACGGGCGGAGGACCAAAGAGAAGACGATGCATGTCGCCACTGTTGCGCCTGGGTCGGGCTTATACGCCGCCAATTACCCCGCCCGCTAGCCCGCGGCCCACCTCAGGTGTGTACCTGGCAGACCTGGAATACAGGGGTTCTACTCTGCATTTCCTCATATTTGAAATCAATTCCAGATGCGGACGACGAGGACGCCGACGAGGACAGTGACGGGGATGAAGACGGGGACGGCGAAGGCGAACCGGAACTGATCGTCAACCACTTGGATCAGAACCACCGCACCAGCCCAGACCCAGACTCGACCCCAGAATCGGACAATCCTAGTCCGGCAGAACCTCAGGAAAACCACTCGGACCCGCAGCACGTCTCGCCGCGGGATAGCGAGGACGAGAATGGTGAGGAAAGGGAAGAGAGCGGAGGCGGTGGCGACGACGACGTAATACTGGTGGGTGAACACCTACCTCGGTACCTGTCGCCCACCGCGCTGAAGAAGCACATCCAGACTGAGACCACCAAAGTCAACAATGAGCTCAGGGGGCTCATCACCAAGGAGATTCGAAAACCTGGCAGACGTAGGCAGCCATAACCGaccagattttgttgttgttgctgattGTCTTAATAAACTTGTTCTTTCCAGACTATGAGAAGATCTTCTACTTCTTGAAGCAAATCCAAGGCACTCTGGACACTCGACTTATTTTCCTTCAAAACATCATCAAAGAGGCGGCCAGGTACCACCACCCATTCATTTTTAGTCATAATAGCAGtaaatgagttcattttttggttttttatttgacattaagGTTCAAGAAGCGCGTTCTGATCGAGCAACTGGAGAATTTCCTGGAGGAAATCCACAACAGGTCCAACAACATCAACCATGTGGATGCACTCTGACCACCATCTTGAATTGAACTGAACTCCTAACCAACTAACaaggacaattttttttgttttgtttttgtttcctgaCTCGCCACACGCAGACGACCATCTTGTAGGTTTCTCGCAAATACTTTTCATCGTTTTACGATGACGAATGTGAGCTTTTGAACTTTTTTGAGGAGAAAATGAGTTGCGGTTTCTGTGAAACTAATTCGGATGACCCGCCAATCCAAAAGTGCTCCATGTTGAGttcattgatttctttttttttttatgaagtggCACTTTGTGAGgagttttaatttaaatttgaagcTCCATAAACACAAGCACTCCTCgtaaatagtccaaaaaaaaaaaaaaattgacagtcgCTTAAAAATTTGATAGAAAAATGACTGGCAGTCAACCAAAGAACAAATAAGTGAGTGGCCATTgttggctaaaaaaaattggaaaatactTACTAATGATTCCGTAAATGACCCACAGGCGACCAATCCTTGACTGACAGGTGACGGAAATGACGGATACTCGTTGAGTGGTAACAAACGAGTCGTTTTGATTGGTTGGCGGTGTTGACAGGGACAAAAAAAAGCTCAGGAAGTGGCGTTTCATTTTGAACTCACATGCACTTGTGTACAATTGCAGATTTATTTTGTGTCAATTGGACAAGCTTCTGGTCGtacatggaattttttttttttttgttggaaatcTTCAAATGACGCAAATAGGCATTGCTTTGCGTTTTCTTTGGCGAGGGTTTGCGTGATCTTTAAAACCCACGTGGAGAAACATGACTTGTTTTCTGAGCTGGACCAAAATCTGCCATGGATTTCTTTGTATGTGAGCAGGCTACCAAAAGAGTATTTTGAATACACTGTAAAGCTGTACATAACTCTAgagtaatatttaaaaaaaagatgtggtgGATGAAATAATAATTGCCTTTTTGTAAGTATTtccatgaataaaaatattttacactgATCGGACAATGTCTTAATAAAGTCTTGCTAAAAACTTTCAACCTTGCCatctattttttgtaaaaattcatcattaaaatcaactgaaaatactaatatttattatataatgaaaaataaaaaccccAGATTTCATTCTGATGTGTAAAGGATATGTTTAGCTACAAAAGGGGTAAGCAGAGTGAAAAAACAActcaaaaagtattaaaattttatttacaaatttacaaaaatatcgTCCCTCTTCCGCAAATGCCTGCAAATAAATATGGTTTAATATCCTAAACATTTCAAAGCGATGAGTCGGCAGGGTTCATCACTCGGCCCATGAACAAAATGGACCctgttgaaaataaaaaaaacacaaaattgctACAATTACTTAAAATGCATGGGTAAGTTAGACTAGACTATGTTAAGCTACATCAGTTTGTGATAACATGACCCctaatctttcatttttttaatataaaacaaatatcataGAGTACTAAGCTAAACTAACATACTATAAAGTCCATTTAAATACTGACACACTAATAAGGAACTTATTTACCTGTTTTGACGTGTTTCACCAAGAACAAGAAAGGTCGGTCGGCTTTGAAAACGGGGGAGCGGGAGCGCTTCAGTAACAGCATGGCTGAAACAAATCTTAGTTTAATTTCCACTTTTCAAAGAAATATTCCCGATTTACTCTTACCCGTGGCGGCAGCCGCCTTAGTTCCTTCCTCTGTGACTTCAATGGTGACGTCGTGGAAGGCCTCGGACACGTAGAGCGATTCCTCAGCTGCTGGCGCGAAATTTAGGGGTTAACATTTCGGAAGGGCACCTAACTTTAGGTTGTACTGACCCGACATCCCAGAAAAGTCAGCCTCCATCGGGTTGAACGCGTCTCCGATTCCCAT
Above is a window of Stigmatopora nigra isolate UIUO_SnigA chromosome 11, RoL_Snig_1.1, whole genome shotgun sequence DNA encoding:
- the ints6 gene encoding integrator complex subunit 6; the encoded protein is MPVLLFLVDTSASMNQRSHLGTTYLDIAKGAVETFMKLRGRDPASRGDRYMLVNYEDIPFGIKAGWKESHATFMTELRNLQATGLTSIGQSLRTAFDLLNLNRLVTGIDNYGQGRNPFFLEPAIIIAITDGNKLTTTGGVQDELHLPLTTPLPGSELTKEPFRWDQRLFSLVLRIPGHASVEPDPVGGVPSDDSPITPMCEVTGGRSYSVFSQRMLNQCLESLVQKIQSGVVINFEKTGPDPLPVDDAPPEKPGLQPWHCCHKLIYVRPNPKTGVPIGHWPIPEAFWPDQNSPTLPPRSAHPHVRFSCLDAEPMVIDKVPFDKYELEPSPLTQYILERKSPHTCWQVFVCNSAKYSDLGQPFGYLKASTALNCVNLFVMPYNYPVLLPLLDDLIKVHKFKPTLKWRQSFENYLKTMPPYYIGSLRKALRIMGAPNLLADNMEYGLSYSVVSYLKKLSQQTKMEYDRLIASIGKKAPPETGIKVRWRGSGGISLAQRRDFIQQLQSISNDAPPPLLELNPKEFQGFHLALLNKGLKPQSFRNPYDIPRSHLLDQLSRMRRNLLNTTVCTLRGCDADQLHSVPIGQMGNYQDFLKAAPQPLRDADPEQPKRLHTFGNPFKLDKKGMMIDEADEFVTSPQNKGKRPADNNTTGGGPKRRRCMSPLLRLGRAYTPPITPPASPRPTSGDSDGDEDGDGEGEPELIVNHLDQNHRTSPDPDSTPESDNPSPAEPQENHSDPQHVSPRDSEDENGEEREESGGGGDDDVILVGEHLPRYLSPTALKKHIQTETTKVNNELRGLITKEIRKPGRHYEKIFYFLKQIQGTLDTRLIFLQNIIKEAARFKKRVLIEQLENFLEEIHNRSNNINHVDAL